CAGCGTGTGTGGGTTCGTGACCACTCCCACCGCCGGAGACGATTCCAACTTTGCCCGAAACGGGTCCGTCAGCCCGGACAAGTACTTCGATATCATCCAACCGGCGCAGCCGTTCCGGATACGCCGCGACCATTCCATCGAGCATTTCGTCGACGACTGCCTCCGGACTGTTGATGAGTTTCTTCATGCCTCAGCATCTATTACATCATCTATTATCATAAAGGTATTTTCTATCCAACTGACACCGCTGCTTGTCGTGACGTTTTATATCGCTCTCACAAAGGCTTGGTATGGCTCCACCGCTCGCGCTTGATATCGATGGCACGCTCACGACGCCGACCCACCAGATCGATCCTCGCGTGTTCGAACAGCTCCCCGACTGGCCAGCTCCGGTCGTGATCGCCACGGGCAAATCGTTTCCCTACCCAATCGCACTCTGTCACTTTTTGGGAATCCCCGAGCGCGTCATCGCCGAAAACGGCGGCGTCGTCTGTGTTGACGACCAGCTGTCGTTTCAGGGCGACCGGTCGACCGCCGAGGCGGCCATTGATCGCTTCGAGACGAAGGGCGGTGATTTGGGGTGGGGTGAGGCCGACACCACGAATCGGTGGCGAGAGACCGAAATCGCCGCCTCGCTGGACGCCGACGAGGAACTGCTGCGCTCGGTGGCCGACGAGTTCGGCTTGGAAGTCGTCGACACCGGCTACGCCTACCATTTAAAAACGCCGGGCGTCGAGAAGGGCGACGGACTCCGCGCGGTCACCGAGCAGTTGGACCTCGACCCAAGTGAGTTCGTCGCCATCGGTGACAGTATCAATGACGTCTCGATGTTCGGGGTCGCTGGTGAATCGTATGCAGTCGCCAACGCCGACGACCGTGCGCTGGCGGCGGCCGACACCGTCACAGAGGCTTCTTACTTCGATGGCACGCTGTCGGTGCTGGAGTCGCTCGTAGCCGACGACTACTGATCTGTTAGCACCCGACTACTCCGAGAGACGGGGCCCCTCGGCGTCGGCGTGTTCCAAACGGTTTATACTGGCCCCTCAAGAAGGGATGTTCATGCCGCGAGAACAGAAGCAGGTTCGCGAACTCCAAGAGGGAAGCTACGTGATGATGGACGATGCACCGTGCAAGATCAACCACTATAGTACGGCCAAGCCGGGCAAACACGGCAGTGCCAAGGCCCGTGTCGAAGGCAAGGGCGTCTTCGACGAGCGCAAACGTAGTCTCAGCCAGCCCGTCGACGCCAAGGTCTGGGTGCCGATCATCGAGCGAAAGCAGGGACAGGTCGTCTCTGTGACCGGTGACGACGCCCAAGTGATGGACCTCGATACCTACGAGACGTTCACCATGCGTATTCCGGAGGGCGAAACCTTCGAGAGCGATATGGATATCGAATACCTCGAGTACGAGGGCCAGCGAAAGGTCGTGTAATGTTTCCCGGCGCGACTGTCGACCGCGAGGCTGCTTCCTACGTGGTCGTCGGCGCGCCCCTCGACGTCACGACCACCTTTCAAGCCGGGACCCGCTTCGGTCCCGACCGCATTCGCCGTTTTGCAGAGAGTTACGATAACTACGACCACCGGACGGACCAGCGATTCACCGACCTCGGGGTCCACGACGCGGGCGACATCCGCCCATGGGACGACGTTGCGGAGTACTGCGACTACCTCGGCGGTCAGCTCCGCGATATCGTCTGGGACGAGGTGATTCCCATCGTGCTCGGTGGCGAGCATACGGTTAGCCGCCCGGCTGTCGAGGCTGTCGACCCCGACGTGTTCGTCTGTCTCGACGCCCACCTAGACCTCCGAGATGAGTACGACGGCAACACATGGAGCCACGCCTGCGTGACTCGGCGCGTGCTTGAGACTGTTGACGAAGCAGTGATTCTCGGTGCACGAACCGGCTCCGAAGCCGAGTGGGACCGAGCCGAGGAAGACGATGTGACCGTGGTTGCACCCGAATCGGTCGACGATTGGCTGGCCGATCCACCGGGATTCGGGGAACAGTCGGTCTATCTGAGTGTCGACATCGATGCCGCCGATCCGGGCTTTGCGCCCGGCACGGGAACGATGGAACCGTTTGGACTCACGCCTCGGCAGATGCGGGATGTGGTTCGGGCGGTTGCACCGCACTGTGATGGCTTTGATGTCGTGGAGGTCAACGATCGCGACGACGGCCAAGCCGCCGCGCTTGCGGGGAAACTGCTCCGGGAGTTCGTTTTCTCACACGCAGTGTCGGACTGACTCGATTCGGACTATATAGACTCCCCAGATCGCTATACAGATCCTAGACACGTCTTTTAGCTCTCGCTCCCGAGTCGACCCTAATGCGTGGTCGCCAGTTTCGGCAGTTCGGCAGCACAGTGATGGCCCGGCTCACTGCCCCCACAGCCCCGCGTCCCACACGGCTGGCGGTCGTCGCGGACCCCCACGTGTCGACGCGGGCCACAGACTCTCCAAAGCAGTTCGAAAAAACTGCCTCGCTATTTAAATCGACTATCATGGACATCAACAGCCGCGATGTGAACGCGGTCCTTTCGGTCGGAGATCTCACGAAGGACGGCGCGCCGTGGGATTTCGACCGCGTCGACGACCTGCTGGCGGAGCTCGACGCACCCTTCTTCGCGGTCCCCGGCAACCACGACGTGCCGAAAACGTTCGACGACCATCGCTCGGCCTCCCGTGGCCGGTTTATCGACCACTACACGCCGGGGACGCTCCCCTACCAGATCGAGGTCGGCGGCGTCGACATCTTCGCCCTCGACAGCGCGTGGACAGCCGACGGCGACCTCCGAGATAGCCACGATGGCCGCATTACCGACGACCAACTGGCATGGCTCACCGACCGGATCGAGACGGCCGACTGTCCGCTTGTTTTCACACACCACAATCTCCCGCCGACGGCCCGACAGGCCGAAGCCTCCGGTGTGGCCTCCGGCATCGATATGTCCGGTGTGCCGATCATGCGGAACGGCGACGAGGTGATGGAAACGCTGGCGGCTGCTGGCGTTCCGCTGGTCGTCACTGGTCACATTCATCTCCCCGGCGTCGCCCACTACGATAGCCCAACGGTCGGTGACGGGACCGTGACGGAGGTCACCTCGCCAGCGACCTGCACGTTCCCGCAGGCGTACCTCCTGCTCGATATCGATAGCCGCGGAACGACGGTGCGGTACGTCCCAATCGCTTCCGAGCGTGAGTCGCTGGACGCCTACCACGCCCGACTCGGTGGCACTGACGTCGACCGTGGACAGGCCGCGCTGGGAGCTATCCGAACCGCACAGTTCCCACTCCACGAGGAATGGGTCCCAACACAGTCCCGCCCACAGCAGCCGCCAACGTCACCGCGCTCACGTTCGCCGAGTGTCGACAACTAACTGTCGCGTTTACAACCAGCTTTTGAGTCGACCGAGGAGACCGCGTCGGTCGTCATTGCTGTCTGCGGTAGCTGATTCCGGCGCGGTTGCGGCCGCCGATTCGAGTTCCGAAATAATGCGTTCGTATCGGTCGACCATCGCCGCCTCGGCATCCTTCTGATTGGCAAGCTGTTTTCGAAGCAGCTCGACCTGTGATTCGAGCCGCTGGATCTCGGCTTCGGCCTGCTTGTGTTCCTCACGGAGCGCGGTGAGTTCGGCCTGAAGCGTCGCGTTTTGCTCGGCTGTTTCGTGGGCAGGCTGGTCGACTCGCTGGGGTGACTGTGGCGTCGACTGCTCCGGGAAGGTTCGACTCCCGAGTCCCTCCTCGCGCACGGTTCCTGTCGGCAGTGTTGACGACCACATACTCCGAGAGTGTTTCTCTGAGGACAAAAAAGCGCGTCAGACTGTCGCAAGACGCCGGTATTACCATCTTATACCCGGTTGTTTGCGGGGTGATGACCTACTCGGATTTCGAACGGAGTTTCCGGTAGCCAAGATACGCGATCCCGAGGCCACCCGCCAGTACCGTGAGGAGCGTCGAGTCAACCGTGTTCGACACCCGCTTGGAGACGCGACCGGATATCGAGGCGTCCGTGTTGATGTGTTCCAAGACAGCATCGGTGTCGTTCGGCACCGGCTCGGGATCGTCGCCC
This sequence is a window from Halohasta litchfieldiae. Protein-coding genes within it:
- a CDS encoding translation initiation factor IF-5A, whose amino-acid sequence is MPREQKQVRELQEGSYVMMDDAPCKINHYSTAKPGKHGSAKARVEGKGVFDERKRSLSQPVDAKVWVPIIERKQGQVVSVTGDDAQVMDLDTYETFTMRIPEGETFESDMDIEYLEYEGQRKVV
- a CDS encoding phosphoglycolate phosphatase, producing the protein MAPPLALDIDGTLTTPTHQIDPRVFEQLPDWPAPVVIATGKSFPYPIALCHFLGIPERVIAENGGVVCVDDQLSFQGDRSTAEAAIDRFETKGGDLGWGEADTTNRWRETEIAASLDADEELLRSVADEFGLEVVDTGYAYHLKTPGVEKGDGLRAVTEQLDLDPSEFVAIGDSINDVSMFGVAGESYAVANADDRALAAADTVTEASYFDGTLSVLESLVADDY
- a CDS encoding metallophosphoesterase family protein, whose protein sequence is MRGRQFRQFGSTVMARLTAPTAPRPTRLAVVADPHVSTRATDSPKQFEKTASLFKSTIMDINSRDVNAVLSVGDLTKDGAPWDFDRVDDLLAELDAPFFAVPGNHDVPKTFDDHRSASRGRFIDHYTPGTLPYQIEVGGVDIFALDSAWTADGDLRDSHDGRITDDQLAWLTDRIETADCPLVFTHHNLPPTARQAEASGVASGIDMSGVPIMRNGDEVMETLAAAGVPLVVTGHIHLPGVAHYDSPTVGDGTVTEVTSPATCTFPQAYLLLDIDSRGTTVRYVPIASERESLDAYHARLGGTDVDRGQAALGAIRTAQFPLHEEWVPTQSRPQQPPTSPRSRSPSVDN
- the speB gene encoding agmatinase, which gives rise to MFPGATVDREAASYVVVGAPLDVTTTFQAGTRFGPDRIRRFAESYDNYDHRTDQRFTDLGVHDAGDIRPWDDVAEYCDYLGGQLRDIVWDEVIPIVLGGEHTVSRPAVEAVDPDVFVCLDAHLDLRDEYDGNTWSHACVTRRVLETVDEAVILGARTGSEAEWDRAEEDDVTVVAPESVDDWLADPPGFGEQSVYLSVDIDAADPGFAPGTGTMEPFGLTPRQMRDVVRAVAPHCDGFDVVEVNDRDDGQAAALAGKLLREFVFSHAVSD